Proteins from a single region of Kineosporiaceae bacterium:
- a CDS encoding glycosyl transferase: MTDRLTGPPHVLYVAWGFPPSRTGGVHRALATANAFAADGWRVSVLTVPREVFRDVTGSDDALERLVDERVEVIRVPFSWPAQQTDLTARADWPALRVLAPRLWSTLRVRRDLAAFPEVGYGPWRHRIEQTAVELHARTPIDLVVATTNPQVSITAGLRLDAEDDVPYVVDFRDAWTFHTYSGTRRLAGDSPAGQWEARAIRGATEVWFVNEALRRWHGQTYPDAAAHLHVVMNGYDRDLPEPVPFADRPPEHPLTVGYLGTLTPVVPLRELIEGWKHAVLPHSQAATAPELDGARAVLRGYLGYYATPDPGLAALVDAAAPSGMSYDGPVSKTEVDATYATFDVLVLALGGGEYVTSGKVFEYASTGLPIVSVLSPGNAAAEVLASYPRWHPAADLSPAAIAAALASAARDARHPDTAARARAAQQAARAFRRDVQLAPRVAALRELVATRRARTSPEVVR; this comes from the coding sequence GTGACAGACCGGCTCACCGGCCCACCCCATGTGCTCTACGTCGCGTGGGGCTTCCCACCGTCGCGTACCGGCGGCGTCCATCGCGCGCTGGCCACGGCCAATGCCTTCGCCGCGGACGGCTGGCGGGTCAGCGTGCTGACCGTGCCGCGCGAGGTGTTCCGCGATGTCACCGGCTCGGACGACGCCCTGGAGCGCCTGGTCGACGAGCGCGTCGAGGTGATCCGGGTGCCGTTCTCGTGGCCGGCGCAGCAGACCGATCTCACCGCGCGCGCGGACTGGCCGGCGCTGCGCGTGCTGGCGCCCCGACTGTGGAGCACGCTGCGGGTGCGCCGTGACCTGGCCGCCTTCCCGGAGGTGGGCTACGGGCCGTGGCGGCACCGCATCGAGCAGACCGCCGTCGAACTGCACGCCCGCACCCCGATCGACCTGGTGGTGGCGACCACCAACCCGCAGGTCTCGATCACCGCCGGACTGCGCCTGGACGCCGAGGACGACGTCCCCTACGTGGTCGACTTCCGTGACGCCTGGACCTTCCACACCTACTCGGGCACCCGGCGGCTGGCGGGTGACTCGCCCGCGGGTCAGTGGGAGGCGCGCGCGATCCGGGGCGCCACCGAGGTGTGGTTCGTCAACGAGGCGCTGCGGCGCTGGCACGGCCAGACCTACCCGGACGCCGCCGCGCACCTGCACGTGGTGATGAACGGTTACGACCGTGACCTGCCCGAACCCGTGCCGTTCGCCGACCGTCCTCCCGAGCACCCGCTCACCGTCGGCTACCTCGGCACGCTGACCCCCGTCGTCCCGCTGCGCGAACTGATCGAGGGCTGGAAGCACGCCGTACTCCCCCACTCGCAGGCCGCCACGGCCCCCGAACTGGACGGCGCGCGCGCCGTCCTGCGCGGTTATCTCGGCTACTACGCCACCCCCGATCCGGGGCTCGCGGCGCTGGTGGACGCGGCCGCGCCGTCCGGCATGAGCTACGACGGGCCGGTCTCCAAGACCGAGGTGGACGCCACCTACGCCACCTTCGACGTGCTGGTCCTCGCCCTGGGCGGCGGCGAGTACGTGACCAGCGGCAAGGTCTTCGAGTACGCCTCGACCGGGCTGCCCATCGTGTCGGTGCTCTCGCCGGGCAATGCCGCCGCCGAGGTGTTGGCGTCGTATCCGCGCTGGCACCCGGCGGCCGACCTGTCCCCCGCCGCGATCGCGGCTGCCCTGGCCTCGGCGGCCCGGGACGCCCGTCACCCGGACACGGCCGCGCGCGCTCGGGCGGCCCAGCAGGCGGCCCGGGCGTTCCGCCGCGACGTCCAACTCGCCCCCCGGGTCGCCGCGCTGCGCGAACTCGTCGCCACCCGTCGCGCCCGCACCTCCCCGGAAGTCGTGCGATGA
- a CDS encoding glycosyltransferase, translating to MSDRRDAPHLLYVAWGFPPSRGGGVYRALATANAFANAGWRVTVLTAEREAFERYTGLDATLEDHVDPSIRIERLPFSWPLLDTDIRRYSWLRAHSPARWRKRHVRKDTADFPEAGYGPWRKVLEQAALRIHQADPVDLVVATANPNVDFTAAWVLNRRHGVPFVMDYRDAWLLDVFEGGMLHEEGSRAAVWERDLIAAAHEVWFVNEPIRAWHQKRYPASASRMHVVSNGFDPELAPPARHHAADAGAGLTFGYLGTISPKVPLAELIEGWRSAREDDELVATGRLRLHGYLGYYAAPRADLANLVEDAADADVSYEGPVAKTEIAAVYESFDVLLLVIGAGRYVTSGKVFEYIATGMPIVSVHDPINAASDVLRGYPMWFPVRDLDPASVAEALTAAAHAAVNADDDLRDRCRAFAASYERDLQLLPRVQELSTSVGGLVVIPAPAPTGGAESSTTTGTTGTTGRVELAGVPQGEPR from the coding sequence ATGTCGGATCGGCGCGATGCGCCGCACCTGCTCTACGTGGCATGGGGGTTTCCCCCATCGAGAGGTGGCGGGGTCTACCGCGCCCTGGCGACCGCGAACGCGTTCGCGAACGCCGGATGGCGCGTCACCGTTCTGACCGCCGAGCGCGAGGCGTTCGAGCGGTACACCGGGCTCGACGCCACCCTCGAGGATCACGTCGATCCCAGCATCCGGATCGAGCGGTTGCCGTTCTCCTGGCCCTTGCTCGACACCGACATCCGGCGCTACTCCTGGTTGCGGGCGCACTCCCCCGCCCGGTGGCGCAAACGGCACGTGCGCAAGGACACCGCCGACTTCCCCGAGGCCGGCTACGGGCCGTGGCGCAAGGTGCTCGAGCAGGCGGCGCTGCGCATCCACCAGGCCGACCCGGTCGATCTGGTGGTGGCCACCGCCAACCCGAACGTCGACTTCACCGCCGCGTGGGTGCTCAACCGCCGCCACGGCGTCCCGTTCGTCATGGACTACCGCGATGCCTGGCTGCTGGACGTCTTCGAGGGCGGCATGCTGCACGAGGAGGGCAGTCGCGCCGCGGTCTGGGAGCGCGACCTGATCGCCGCCGCTCACGAGGTGTGGTTCGTGAACGAGCCGATCCGGGCGTGGCACCAGAAGCGTTATCCCGCCAGTGCATCCCGGATGCACGTGGTCTCCAACGGTTTCGACCCCGAACTGGCACCACCGGCCCGCCACCACGCCGCCGATGCCGGTGCCGGGCTCACCTTCGGCTACCTGGGCACGATCAGCCCCAAGGTGCCGCTGGCCGAGCTGATCGAGGGCTGGCGTTCGGCCCGCGAGGACGACGAGTTGGTCGCCACGGGTCGGCTCCGGCTGCACGGCTACCTGGGCTACTACGCCGCCCCCCGCGCCGACCTGGCCAACCTGGTCGAGGACGCCGCCGACGCCGACGTGAGCTACGAGGGACCGGTCGCCAAGACCGAGATCGCCGCGGTCTACGAGTCCTTCGACGTGCTGCTGCTGGTCATCGGTGCCGGTCGCTACGTCACCAGCGGCAAGGTGTTCGAGTACATCGCCACCGGCATGCCGATCGTGTCGGTACACGACCCGATCAACGCGGCCTCCGACGTGCTGCGCGGCTACCCGATGTGGTTCCCGGTGCGCGATCTCGACCCGGCGTCGGTGGCCGAGGCCCTCACCGCCGCCGCCCACGCGGCCGTGAACGCGGACGACGACCTTCGGGATCGGTGCCGCGCGTTCGCCGCCTCCTACGAGCGCGATCTGCAACTGCTGCCCCGGGTGCAGGAACTGAGCACCAGTGTCGGTGGCCTGGTCGTGATCCCCGCACCCGCCCCGACCGGTGGCGCCGAGTCGAGCACGACGACGGGCACGACGGGCACGACGGGCAGGGTCGAACTCGCCGGCGTGCCGCAGGGGGAACCCCGATGA
- a CDS encoding glycosyltransferase, with protein sequence MTGASALVRPDVSILTSGHDVADARLHREVAALRRAGLSVEVLGLGEATDGPDGAQVRTRARRGPVGRALLAAGLGWRARGRLLMTLDPDSAVATWPAARVRRRRLVVDVHEDYAALLRDRAWARGPAGTVAAVLVRVADLAARRADLTVVADDHVPPATARRRHVLRNLPDTSMIPEPVAPEPVPRAVYIGDVRASRGAFVMVEAIAAAPGWTLDVIGPVAPADAAALHERLAAADVAGRVRLHGRMPPTQAWAVAAGAWVGLCLLADTPAFRDAVPSKLGEYLAAGLGVICSDLPRQAAIVQQFGAGAVVPSGPESAAATAIVLRALTADASRLDRWRTAAQTATRAASGTGYDEFAAAIAAVLSAPAIGARGV encoded by the coding sequence CTGACCGGCGCGAGCGCGCTCGTGAGGCCGGACGTCTCGATCCTGACCAGCGGCCACGATGTGGCCGATGCCCGGCTGCACCGCGAGGTGGCCGCCCTGCGCCGTGCCGGGCTGAGCGTCGAGGTGCTCGGCCTGGGCGAGGCCACCGACGGCCCGGACGGCGCGCAGGTGCGCACCCGGGCCCGGCGCGGTCCGGTCGGCCGGGCGCTGCTGGCGGCCGGGCTGGGCTGGCGGGCGCGGGGCCGGCTGCTGATGACCCTCGACCCGGACTCCGCCGTGGCGACCTGGCCCGCGGCCCGGGTGCGCCGGCGCCGGTTGGTGGTCGACGTCCACGAGGACTACGCCGCCCTGCTGCGCGACCGGGCCTGGGCGCGCGGTCCGGCGGGAACGGTGGCCGCGGTGCTGGTGCGGGTGGCCGACCTGGCCGCTCGTCGGGCCGATCTGACGGTGGTGGCCGACGACCACGTGCCGCCGGCCACGGCCCGTCGCCGCCACGTGCTGCGCAACCTGCCGGACACCTCGATGATCCCCGAACCGGTGGCGCCCGAACCGGTTCCGCGGGCCGTCTACATCGGCGACGTGCGGGCCAGCCGAGGCGCGTTCGTCATGGTCGAGGCCATTGCGGCCGCGCCCGGCTGGACGCTGGACGTGATCGGTCCGGTGGCGCCGGCGGACGCCGCAGCGCTGCACGAGCGGTTGGCCGCCGCCGACGTCGCCGGCCGGGTTCGGCTGCACGGCCGGATGCCGCCCACTCAGGCATGGGCGGTGGCCGCGGGCGCGTGGGTCGGGTTGTGCCTGCTGGCGGACACCCCGGCCTTTCGGGACGCCGTACCCAGCAAGCTGGGGGAGTACCTGGCGGCCGGGCTGGGCGTGATCTGCAGCGACCTGCCGCGGCAGGCGGCCATCGTGCAGCAGTTCGGTGCGGGCGCCGTGGTGCCCTCGGGGCCGGAGAGCGCCGCGGCCACGGCCATCGTGCTGCGCGCGCTCACGGCCGATGCCTCACGGCTGGACCGGTGGCGCACCGCCGCGCAGACCGCGACGCGGGCGGCGTCCGGTACCGGGTACGACGAGTTCGCGGCGGCGATCGCCGCCGTGCTCAGTGCGCCAGCGATTGGCGCTCGGGGCGTCTGA
- a CDS encoding ABC transporter ATP-binding protein: MSVSDQTTAAGFDDEEAARRAVRAEADAARALRAAGPAAVRVQDVSITYRTTFERIPTFKNAIVRFGRGERAVREIEAVKNVTFDVPVGTSLGIIGANGAGKSTLMRALAGILPPTSGRIEVYGRVSTLLALGVGFNGQLSGRENVILGGLASGLSRKEVEERAEEVADFADIGDFMDAPMRTYSSGMFSRLAFSVAVHMKPDILMIDEALSAGDAIFKKKAADKMSELMKSSRAMFLVSHALGSVRELCNDAIWLHKGKLMMHGHPEDVIAAYNRFMQVGEESFSLEDL, translated from the coding sequence CTGTCCGTATCTGACCAGACCACCGCCGCGGGCTTCGACGACGAAGAGGCTGCCCGTCGGGCCGTACGAGCCGAGGCCGACGCGGCGCGGGCGCTTCGCGCGGCCGGGCCGGCCGCCGTCCGGGTGCAGGACGTCTCGATCACCTACCGCACCACCTTCGAGCGGATCCCGACGTTCAAGAACGCCATCGTGCGGTTCGGGCGGGGCGAGCGTGCCGTCCGCGAGATCGAGGCGGTCAAGAACGTCACCTTCGACGTCCCGGTGGGCACGTCGCTGGGCATCATCGGCGCCAACGGCGCCGGTAAGTCGACCCTGATGCGCGCCCTGGCCGGCATCCTGCCCCCCACCTCGGGCCGGATCGAGGTCTACGGCCGGGTGAGCACCCTGCTGGCGCTCGGCGTCGGCTTCAACGGGCAGCTGTCCGGGCGCGAGAACGTCATCCTGGGTGGTCTGGCCTCCGGACTGAGCCGCAAGGAGGTCGAGGAGCGCGCCGAGGAGGTCGCCGACTTCGCCGACATCGGTGACTTCATGGACGCCCCGATGCGGACCTACTCCTCGGGCATGTTCAGCCGGCTGGCGTTCTCGGTCGCCGTGCACATGAAGCCCGACATCCTCATGATCGACGAGGCGCTGTCGGCCGGTGACGCCATCTTCAAGAAGAAGGCCGCCGACAAGATGAGCGAGCTGATGAAGAGCTCGCGCGCCATGTTCCTGGTCAGCCACGCCCTGGGCAGCGTCCGTGAGTTGTGCAACGACGCCATCTGGCTGCACAAGGGCAAGTTGATGATGCACGGTCACCCCGAGGACGTCATCGCGGCCTACAACCGGTTCATGCAGGTCGGCGAGGAGTCCTTCTCCCTCGAAGACCTCTGA
- a CDS encoding ABC transporter permease has protein sequence MTTPADVARPGPLSSETLHVYEPHRAGLPKKLGPYFRELWERREFAAEMSRSGIRAANTRTVFGQIWLVLNPLLLALVYYLLVNVLSRQSQGMDFFAHLTAGLFTFYFISGCMSTGAASVVGGGRLLLNTAFPRLLLPLSAVRTAFYRFLPTIPVWLAFYLLAPNRQFSWKTALSLVFLFMIVIFSAGLAAIFATLQVYFRDTAAFLPYFIRIWLYLSPVIMTVQHLKSYASKAGVEQLLYLNPLYSLLGGFTELLVGSRMPPWQMWAGAVGWTVGAALLGAWYFMSRERDFAVRI, from the coding sequence ATGACGACCCCTGCTGACGTGGCGCGACCCGGCCCGCTGTCGTCGGAGACCCTGCACGTCTACGAGCCGCACCGTGCCGGTCTGCCCAAGAAGCTGGGGCCGTACTTCCGCGAGCTGTGGGAGCGGCGGGAGTTCGCCGCCGAGATGTCCCGCTCGGGCATCCGGGCCGCGAACACCCGCACCGTCTTCGGCCAGATCTGGCTGGTGCTCAACCCGCTGCTGCTGGCCCTGGTGTACTACCTGCTGGTCAACGTGTTGTCGCGGCAATCGCAGGGGATGGACTTCTTCGCCCACCTCACCGCCGGGCTGTTCACCTTCTACTTCATCAGCGGCTGTATGAGTACGGGCGCTGCCTCGGTGGTCGGCGGGGGGCGGCTGTTGCTCAACACCGCCTTCCCGCGGCTGTTGCTGCCGTTGTCGGCGGTCCGCACCGCGTTCTACCGGTTCTTGCCGACCATCCCGGTGTGGCTGGCGTTCTACCTGCTCGCGCCGAACCGGCAGTTCAGCTGGAAGACTGCGCTGTCCCTGGTGTTCCTGTTCATGATCGTCATCTTCTCCGCCGGGTTGGCCGCGATCTTCGCCACCTTGCAGGTCTACTTCCGGGACACGGCGGCGTTCCTGCCGTACTTCATCCGGATCTGGTTGTACCTGTCGCCGGTGATCATGACCGTTCAGCACCTGAAGAGCTATGCCTCGAAGGCCGGGGTCGAGCAGCTGCTCTACCTCAACCCGCTGTACTCGTTGCTCGGCGGGTTCACCGAGCTGCTGGTGGGCTCGCGCATGCCGCCGTGGCAGATGTGGGCCGGTGCGGTGGGCTGGACGGTCGGGGCGGCCCTGTTGGGGGCGTGGTACTTCATGTCCCGGGAGCGTGATTTCGCTGTCCGTATCTGA
- a CDS encoding glycosyltransferase, with protein sequence MRILMLVATSLASDTRVLREATTLARAGHCVHVIGKQVPTGWQPPDGVTASSVGASSVFRPDGAPSLSRRRLSPPARTARWLLLPTHRNQAFGRWATGAEADGAQREYDVVHAHDFTALEVGDRLARRAGVPLVYDSHELWSGRPRIGRPTPWQARRERAVEAELGSRAAAVITVGDGVAAALRQAYGWRHVHVVRNTFPLQAEPSEGGPGDGGQRVTRHRLDAPVGAVYAGRLAPYRELETIAEASRGTDLPITLVGPADETWLAAFDPGRARVEPARSVEAVDDLLAEAGLALVTHSDRWVNHRLAMPNKLFHAVHVGVPVVATDVGELGAIVRHHGVGELYRPGDAASLLAALQRAGERYGALCDAVRTAAPALSWEADAAALTALYAQLGDVPVAAPAAGSEPVPDAGERADAVTGVDYAGRWSRTASGGSPRTTREVGEHEHDDPC encoded by the coding sequence GTGCGCATCCTCATGCTGGTCGCGACCTCGCTGGCCTCGGACACCCGAGTGCTGCGTGAGGCCACCACGCTGGCCCGGGCCGGGCACTGCGTCCATGTGATCGGCAAGCAGGTGCCCACCGGCTGGCAGCCCCCGGACGGCGTCACCGCCTCGTCGGTGGGGGCCTCGTCGGTGTTCCGGCCGGACGGCGCGCCCTCGCTGTCGCGGCGCCGGCTGAGCCCGCCCGCCCGCACCGCCCGATGGCTGCTGCTGCCCACCCACCGCAACCAGGCCTTCGGCCGGTGGGCGACGGGTGCCGAGGCGGACGGGGCGCAGCGCGAGTACGACGTCGTGCACGCCCACGACTTCACCGCTCTCGAGGTGGGCGATCGGCTGGCCCGGCGCGCCGGGGTGCCCCTGGTCTACGACAGCCACGAGCTGTGGTCGGGCCGGCCGCGCATCGGACGCCCGACGCCGTGGCAGGCCCGCCGCGAGCGTGCCGTCGAGGCCGAGCTCGGGTCCCGGGCGGCGGCGGTGATCACGGTGGGGGACGGTGTCGCCGCCGCGTTGCGGCAGGCCTACGGCTGGCGGCACGTGCACGTGGTGCGCAACACCTTCCCGCTGCAGGCCGAACCGTCCGAGGGCGGGCCGGGGGACGGCGGGCAGCGAGTCACCCGCCACCGGTTGGACGCCCCGGTGGGCGCGGTCTACGCGGGGCGGTTGGCGCCCTACCGCGAACTCGAGACCATCGCCGAGGCCAGCCGCGGCACCGACCTGCCGATCACCCTGGTCGGCCCGGCCGACGAGACCTGGCTGGCGGCCTTCGACCCCGGCCGCGCTCGCGTCGAGCCCGCCCGCTCGGTCGAGGCCGTCGACGACCTGCTGGCCGAGGCCGGGCTGGCGCTGGTCACCCATTCCGACCGCTGGGTCAACCACCGGCTGGCGATGCCGAACAAGCTGTTCCACGCGGTGCACGTCGGGGTGCCGGTGGTGGCCACCGACGTCGGTGAGCTCGGGGCGATCGTGCGGCACCACGGTGTGGGGGAGCTGTACCGCCCGGGGGATGCGGCCTCGCTGCTGGCGGCGTTGCAGCGGGCGGGTGAGCGCTACGGCGCGCTGTGTGACGCCGTCCGGACGGCGGCCCCGGCCCTGTCGTGGGAGGCGGACGCCGCCGCGTTGACCGCTTTGTACGCCCAGCTGGGCGACGTTCCGGTGGCCGCCCCCGCGGCCGGCTCCGAGCCGGTGCCGGATGCGGGCGAGCGGGCCGACGCGGTCACTGGCGTCGACTACGCTGGTCGCTGGTCACGCACTGCGTCGGGCGGCAGCCCTCGCACTACGAGAGAGGTCGGGGAACACGAGCATGACGACCCCTGCTGA
- a CDS encoding glycosyltransferase family 2 protein yields the protein MSATIPTPPGPTSPSPTPPGPASGLTGDSSGDATWPPVSVVVPVLNEERHLHESVTRILAQGYPGQLEVVLALGPSTDRTDEVAAALAAADPRVRTVPNPTGRTPNALNAAIAASRHPIVVRVDGHGLLNPGYIATAVRLLEQTGAANVGGVMAAEGTTDFTRAVATAMRSIFGVGGARFHTGGEPGPADTVYLGVFRREVLDHLGGYDESFLRAQDWELNHRIRSAGHTVWFTPDLQVTYRPRSSLKALARQYFHYGRWRRVVMRQHPETVSLRYLTPPAVVLACAAGTVGALVSPWALIVPGGYLLGVLGATALTAKGLSLRSVASLPVVYATMHVSWGIGFLTSPRRLARRAPAPADVG from the coding sequence ATGTCCGCGACCATTCCCACCCCACCGGGTCCCACCTCACCGAGTCCCACCCCACCAGGTCCCGCGTCGGGCCTGACCGGTGACAGCTCCGGCGATGCCACCTGGCCGCCGGTGTCGGTCGTCGTCCCGGTGCTCAACGAGGAACGTCACCTGCACGAGTCGGTGACCCGGATCCTCGCTCAGGGGTACCCGGGTCAGCTCGAGGTGGTGCTGGCGCTCGGCCCGAGCACCGACCGCACCGACGAGGTCGCCGCGGCGCTGGCCGCCGCCGATCCTCGGGTGCGCACCGTGCCCAACCCGACCGGACGTACGCCCAATGCGCTGAACGCCGCCATCGCCGCCTCACGCCACCCGATCGTGGTGCGGGTCGACGGGCACGGCCTGCTCAATCCCGGCTACATCGCCACCGCCGTCCGGCTGCTCGAACAGACCGGGGCGGCCAACGTCGGCGGCGTCATGGCCGCCGAGGGCACCACCGACTTCACCCGGGCCGTGGCGACCGCGATGCGCAGCATCTTCGGGGTCGGCGGCGCCCGGTTCCACACCGGCGGTGAGCCCGGGCCGGCCGACACCGTCTACCTCGGGGTGTTCCGCCGCGAGGTGCTCGACCACCTCGGCGGGTACGACGAGTCGTTCCTGCGGGCGCAGGACTGGGAGCTCAACCACCGCATCCGCAGTGCCGGCCACACGGTCTGGTTCACCCCCGACCTGCAGGTGACCTACCGGCCGCGGTCGAGCCTGAAGGCGCTGGCCCGGCAGTACTTCCACTACGGCCGGTGGCGTCGGGTGGTGATGCGCCAGCACCCCGAGACGGTGAGCCTGCGCTACCTGACGCCGCCGGCCGTCGTCCTGGCGTGCGCGGCGGGGACCGTCGGGGCACTGGTCTCGCCGTGGGCGTTGATCGTGCCCGGTGGCTACCTGCTGGGCGTGCTGGGCGCCACGGCGCTGACCGCCAAGGGCCTGTCGCTGCGGTCGGTGGCGAGTCTGCCGGTGGTGTACGCCACGATGCACGTGAGCTGGGGTATCGGCTTCCTGACCAGCCCGAGGCGCCTGGCCCGCCGCGCTCCGGCACCGGCCGACGTCGGCTGA